One part of the Glycine soja cultivar W05 chromosome 11, ASM419377v2, whole genome shotgun sequence genome encodes these proteins:
- the LOC114374587 gene encoding growth-regulating factor 4-like, whose product MSKWPFTISQWQELEHQALIYKYMVAGLPVPPDLVIPIQNSFHSISQTFLHHPSTTMSYCSFYGKKVDPEPGRCRRTDGKKWRCSKEAYPDSKYCERHMHRGRNRSRKPVESQTMTQSSSNVSSLTVTAGSSTSATGNFQNLSTTNAYGNPQGTASGTDQTHYHMDSIPYGIPSKEYRYFQGSKSEEHSFLSKTLGSNRVLHMEPQMDNTLMPTGGVASFSTLRSNNNSMLQGDYLQPSFLSSEYASAETVKQEGQSLRPFFDEWPKSRDSWSGLEDERSNHTQLSISIPMSSSNFSATSSHSPHGEI is encoded by the exons ATGAGTAAGTGGCCTTTCACAATATCTCAGTGGCAGGAACTGGAACATCAAGCTTTAATTTACAAATACATGGTGGCTGGTCTTCCTGTGCCTCCTGATCTAGTCATTCCCATTCAGAACAGCTTCCACTCCATTTCCCAAACCTTCTTGCACCATCCCTCTACCACCA TGAGTTATTGTTCCTTCTATGGGAAGAAGGTGGACCCGGAGCCAGGACGATGCAGGAGGACTGATGGGAAAAAGTGGAGGTGCTCCAAGGAAGCCTACCCAGACTCCAAGTACTGTGAGCGACACATGCACCGTGGCCGCAACCGTTCAAGAAAGCCTGTGGAATCACAAACTATGACACAGTCATCATCCAATGTGTCATCATTGACTGTAACTGCTGGCAGCAGCACCAGTGCAACTGGAAATTTCCAGAACCTTTCCACCACAAATGCATATGGTAATCCCCAAGGGACTGCTTCTGGAACAGACCAAACCCACTATCACATGGATTCCATTCCCTATGGGATCCCAAGTAAAGAATACAG GTATTTTCAAggatctaaatctgaggaacaTAGTTTCTTGTCCAAAACTTTAGGAAGCAACAGGGTTCTACACATGGAGCCACAGATGGACAACACTTTGATGCCAACCGGTGGAGTTGCCTCATTCTCTACATTGAGATCAAATAATAATTCCATGTTGCAGGGTGATTATCTGCAGCCTTCTTTCTTATCTAGTGAATATGCCTCGGCAGAAACTGTGAAGCAAGAGGGTCAGTCCCTTCGACCGTTCTTTGATGAATGGCCTAAAAGCAGGGACTCATGGTCTGGTCTGGAAGATGAGAGATCCAATCACACTCAACTCTCAATATCCATTCCTATGTCATCGTCAAATTTCTCTGCAACTAGCTCTCATTCCCCACATGGTGAGATTTAA
- the LOC114376599 gene encoding uncharacterized protein LOC114376599 has product MRLESGTCNVCSAPCSSCMHLNHALMGSKAEEFSDENCRIGEANSMDEDNACSLRSRACESSQHTVSETSNMQSVNSSHDALSENADSRQIIPNKYQDSKHLEGHDDNTSCISRASDANLVNDSHQRNEERIIMHVERDSCSHVPEKLSECFIENSSSSLTKEREPVVSGKKYIAVKDGLIESTSKISLKVCPKSEADTDVCDANNEDPKCAVQDGQCEKAEELVKSPGKQEPQSEDESDESDVVEHDVKVCDICGDAGREDLLAICSRCSDGAEHTYCMREMLEKVPEGDWLCEECKDAEENEKKRLDVDDKKMVEVSSTSQVSGKRLSDNIEVAPAAKRQALESSTGSPKTSSPKRLAPVSRESSFKSLDKSKVKPGLLMPIRNHSGCYDTEIARSPSIGSRGQNPKGMLLKSNSFNNLNSKPRVKLVDEVVPQKQKGGNEHTSKNMEMPARVTGKSTLFKSSSLGRSNATESKVKMLSPKSATTQDLKGSRHLKESGAFDRKFPSRIDRPVASSVVSSPKGDQKLTPHAESNKASAMNNNRELKVNQDGKSSALSRSMSNISRKSLEPQVSSERTSTRVDETQQDVLPRSRETANQVEKSRNSSSDRGRPAVPTSKNQFCQKCKEFGHALECCTAVSTQESGAEISVTASSSSKEEMHKDNTLKAAIQAALLRRPEIYKKKEVSNQTDEVSTAGTELNCEVTSRDQVLVSSTLKNSISADETQEREILENSTSDSSKCSSANGLKQLNSCPTDFRSQPGKSDSIGLATGKPVVRDLSNKALTMSSVPLKMLAFPEYEYTWQGVFEVHRNGKPPDIYTGLQAHLSSCASPKVLGVVNKFLPKVSLSEISRLSMWPSQFHHGGVSDDNIALYFFARDVESYERHYKGLLDHMIRNDLALKGDFDGVELLIFPSNQLPENSQRWNMLFFLWGVFRGRRINHSDSAKKISIPSLNVMPVEEKSSTAVLTMPETHCSPQCKDEESSDCDKACNALLPSTSIDQHQTTGSRNVDVNDQTHLGSQVSLEKLDSRIDSKSTSRVPTSSTLLCQEMNSTGSSLKVSVLEQEQCRESKPPEAMGRSATSRIVETKTDSDISVKQENTVSLFPSEKGAASNIDKDKISEKMNSDEDQQRPKKKQEEDCPYIDLEANIENQETVAASNFSRDQNSVTIVVDEDQQRPKRKQKDDHYIDLEATLEDQETGAVTNICEDKTSEKMDVEEDWQWLKRKQKADHYIDLEATFHEDPSEEGINCALPYDKVQHVDLSDTIMQGSGISCQKIPWNEGNAKLEDRESSGKKLKTIFGGIYGSGGRDSFNDSFTSLGNDLGSCSSVEDKGCEEACDEKIIQEDLGTLERTFFPVGTLNITNSLSVMDSMSTKGVGEYDEGFQDGIPNLELALGGKTKPPPAAPKGMLPFLVGAVDRQNNHPDNLGDRQEDEGVAASLSLSLSFPSPNKEHTNAAELLPDGQRVNNPFFLFGRK; this is encoded by the exons ATGAGACTTGAATCGGGAACTTGCAATGTGTGCTCAGCTCCTTGTTCATCTTGCATGCATCTTAACCATGCTCTCATGGGGTCAAAGGCTGAAGAGTTTTCTGATGAAAACTGTCGCATAGGAGAGGCCAATTCTATGGATGAGGATAATGCATGTTCTCTTAGGAGCAGAGCTTGTGAAAGCTCACAGCACACTGTCAGTGAAACAAGTAATATGCAGAGTGTTAATTCAAGTCATGATGCTCTGTCTGAAAATGCCGACAGTAGACAAATCATACCGAATAAGTATCAggattccaagcatttagaaggTCATGATGACAACACTTCTTGCATCAGTAGAGCCAGTGATGCTAATTTAGTGAACGATAGCCATCAAAGGAATGAAGAGAGAATAATAATGCATGTGGAAAGGGATTCATGTTCTCATGTCCCAGAAAAGTTGTCAGAATGCTTCATTGAGAATTCTAGTTCATCATTGACCAAAGAGAGGGAACCTGTTGTTTCTGGCAAGAAATATATTGCTGTTAAGGATGGCCTTATTGAGAGTACTTCCAAGATTTCACTAAAAGTATGTCCCAAGTCAGAAGCAGATACTGATGTCTGTGATGCTAACAATGAAGATCCTAAATGTGCAGTTCAAGATGGACAGTGTGAGAAAGCTGAAGAGCTGGTTAAATCACCTGGCAAGCAGGAACCTCAATCTGAAGACGAGAGTGATGAATCAGATGTTGTGGAACATGAT GTAAAGGTGTGTGACATCTGTGGAGATGCTGGTCGTGAGGATCTACTTGCCATATGTAGTAGGTGCAGTGATGGTGCAGAGCACAC CTACTGCATGCGAGAAATGCTCGAGAAAGTCCCTGAAGGGGATTGGTTATGTGAAGAATGCAAAGATGCAgaggagaatgaaaaaaaaagactgg ATGTTGATGACAAAAAAATGGTTGAAGTTAGTTCAACCTCACAAGTTTCTGGCAAAAGACTCTCTGATAACATTGAAGTAGCTCCAGCAGCAAAAAGACAAGCTCTTGAATCAAGTACAGGATCACCAAAGACATCAAGTCCCAAGAGATTAGCTCCAGTGTCCCGAGAATCTTCATTTAAGAGCTTAGATAAATCAAAAGTGAAGCCTGGTCTTCTGATGCCTATTCGAAACCACTCTGGTTGTTATGACACAGAGATTGCTCGCTCTCCTTCCATTGGTTCCCGGGGTCAAAATCCAAAAG GTATGCTGTTGAAGTCTAATTCATTCAACAACTTAAATTCCAAGCCAAGAGTCAAACTTGTTGATGAAGTTGTTccccaaaaacaaaaagggggtAATGAACATACTTCAAAGAACATGGAGATGCCTGCTCGGGTGACTGGAAAATCAACATTATTCAAATCCTCAAGTTTGGGGCGATCAAATGCAACTGAATCAAAAGTGAAAATGCTTTCGCCAAAGTCTGCAACTACTCAGGATTTGAAAGGATCTAGACATCTAAAAGAATCAGGTGCATTTGACAGGAAATTTCCATCTAGGATTGATCGTCCTGTGGCTAGTTCAGTTGTTTCATCTCCTAAGGGTGATCAAAAGCTTACACCTCATGCTGAAAGCAACAAAGCTTCAGCAATGAACAACAATCGAGAATTGAAGGTTAACCAGGATGGAAAATCAAGTGCATTATCAAGGTCAATGAGTAATATAAGCCGGAAAAGTTTGGAGCCTCAAGTTAGTTCAG AGAGAACATCAACCCGTGTTGATGAAACTCAACAGGATGTGCTGCCTCGATCACGAGAGACAGCAAATCAGGTTGAGAAAAGCAGAAATAGTTCTAGTGATCGTGGAAGGCCAGCTGTTCCGACTTCAAAAAACCAATTCTGCCAAAAATGTAAGGAATTCGGCCATGCTTTGGAATGTTGTACAGCTGTTTCTACACAGGAATCTGGTGCTGAAATATCTGTCACTGCCTCGAGTAGTTCAAAAGAGGAGATGCATAAAGACAATACATTGAAAGCTGCAATCCAGGCTGCTTTACTTAGAAGGCCTGAAATTTACAAGAAGAAAGAAGTATCTAATCAAACTGACGAGGTTTCTACCGCAGGCACAGAGTTGAATTGCGAAGTGACTTCAAGAGACCAAGTTTTGGTTTCCAGCACACTGAAGAATAGCATATCTGCTGATGAAACCCAAGAACGAGAAATCCTTGAGAATTCTACCTCAGATTCTTCCAAATGTTCATCTGCCAATGGTTTGAAGCAACTTAACTCTTGTCCAACTGACTTCCGGTCCCAACCAGGAAAGTCAGATTCCATTGGTCTTGCAACTGGAAAGCCTGTAGTGAGAGACTTGTCTAATAAAGCTTTGACAATGTCAAGTGTTCCTTTGAAGATGTTGGCCTTTCCTGAATATGAATACACCTGGCA GGGTGTCTTTGAAGTGCATAGAAATGGAAAGCCTCCTGATATATATACTGGACTTCAGGCACATCTATCCTCTTGTGCTTCTCCTAAGGTTCTTGGGGTAGTGAACAAGTTTCTACCCAAAGTTTCCCTCAGTGAAATTTCTCGCTTGAGCATGTGGCCTTCACAATTTCATCATGGTGGTGTTAGTGATGATAATATTGCTCTTTACTTCTTTGCCAGGGATGTTGAAAG TTATGAGAGACACTACAAGGGTCTATTGGATCACATGATTAGAAATGATTTAGCACTTAAAGGAGATTTTGATGGTGTCGAGCTGCTGATATTCCCTTCCAACCAGCTTCCTGAAAATTCACAGC GCTGGAATATGTTGTTTTTCTTATGGGGCGTATTTAGGGGGAGGAGGATCAATCATTCAGATTCTGCAAAAAAGATTAGTATTCCCAGTTTGAATGTAATGCCAGTTGAGGAGAAATCCTCAACTGCTGTTTTGACTATGCCTGAAACACATTGTTCGCCACAGTGCAAGGATGAAGAATCAAGTGATTGTGATAAAGCATGCAATGCACTTCTCCCATCCACTTCCATAGACCAACATCAGACTACTGGAAGTAGGAATGTTGATGTCAATGACCAGACACATTTGGGTTCACAAGTAAGCTTAGAGAAGCTAGATAGTAGGATTGACTCAAAATCTACATCAAGGGTTCCAACAAGCAGTACTCTGTTATGTCAAGAAATGAACTCCACTGGTTCATCCCTG AAAGTTAGTGTACTTGAACAAGAACAGTGCAGAGAGTCTAAACCTCCTGAAGCAATGGGAAGGAGTGCAACTAGTAGGATTGTGGAAACAAAAACTGATTCTGATATTTCTGTCAAGCAAGAGAACACTGTGTCTTTGTTTCCTTCTGAAAAAGGTGCTGCAAGCAATattgataaagataaaatttcagAGAAAATGAACAGTGATGAAGACCAGCAGAGGCctaagaagaaacaagaagaggATTGTCCGTATATTGATTTGGAGGCAAATATTGAAAATCAAGAAACAGTTGCTGCAAGCAATTTTAGTAGGGATCAAAATTCAGTAACaattgttgttgatgaagaTCAGCAAAGGCCCAAGAGGAAACAGAAAGATGATCATTATATTGACTTGGAGGCAACACTTGAAGATCAAGAAACAGGTGCTGTAACCAATATATGTGAGGATAAAACTTCAGAAAAAATGGACGTTGAGGAAGATTGGCAATGGCTTAAGAGGAAACAGAAAGCTGATCACTATATTGACTTGGAGGCAACTTTTCATGAAGACCCAAGTGAAGAAGGGATCAACTGCGCGCTACCTTATGATAAAGTTCAGCATGTAGATCTTTCTGACACAATTATGCAGGGTTCTGGTATCAGTTGTCAGAAAATACCTTGGAATGAGGGAAATGCCAAGTTAGAAGACAGAGAAAGTTCTGGCAAGAAGCTAAAGACAATTTTCGGTGGGATTTATGGTTCTGGAGGTAGAGACTCTTTTAATGACAGTTTTACATCTCTTGGAAATGATCTTGGCTCCTGTTCTTCAGTTGAGGACAAAGGATGTGAGGAAgcttgtgatgagaaaatcatcCAGGAGGACTTGGGAACCCTGGAAAGAACCTTCTTTCCAGTTGGCACACTGAATATTACCAACTCACTATCAGTGATGGATAGTATGTCAACCAAAGGGGTTGGTGAGTATGATGAAGGATTTCAAGATGGGATTCCCAATCTAGAGCTTGCCTTAGGGGGAAAAACAAAACCACCACCAGCTGCGCCTAAGGGTATGCTGCCTTTCTTAGTTGGGGCAGTAGACAGGCAAAATAACCACCCTGATAACTTGGGAGACAGGCAGGAGGATGAAGGTGTCGCTGCATCTCTTTCCCTCTCTCTGTCCTTTCCATCTCCAAACAAGGAACACACAAACGCTGCAGAGCTTTTGCCTGATGGGCAGCGTGTGAACAACCCGTTTTTCCTTTTTGGGAGAAAATAA